The Apium graveolens cultivar Ventura chromosome 6, ASM990537v1, whole genome shotgun sequence genome contains a region encoding:
- the LOC141666917 gene encoding uncharacterized protein LOC141666917 has translation MDDSFQSPGPQRNNISTNAINREKASGVRLVSSRSKSFTRESLEKLVTLNGGKFGKGTFGHVAVFLVKVAVLEAVRKLSKSKYPFIWSGLQALQLITYSPFKWMQRWAPFRVLANSMKMLSRPLLFLSIATAFTDEYGSENVISDGLEESHELSNDQAVPGENSDFPSVQSLPDTEINDEATQSLQLTSWLQRFYTEFENEGIALPERINEDELRIFYTAANSDFTSFLSSVKKTIRWRETYRMLSAEELEMWSNLVFWHGTDVKQRPCLVVRLGLACVSLPSSDRPRFAQAVVSQVEFGVLHLVDYQNPQITVLVDCEGLTSLGFPMQMMRSCSTLLQDNFPNRLGCLLVIRLPPVARVIAQTVIQVLKPITRQKLNVIGGMYQNILHSHLQTLPSYLGGVCTCNTCANLDIWLMQPPHIYVAATSQQRNEDNDSSQNFLLPHSSTPVDTYTNGSYDQVLRSAVISILIIWALIAFLSGLTET, from the exons ATGGACGACTCATTTCAAAGTCCTGGTCCACAAAGGAACAATATATCTACAAATGCGATTAATAGGGAAAAGGCTTCTGGAGTACGCTTGGTCTCTTCTAGATCTAAGTCTTTCACTCGTGAATCTTTGGAAAAGCTTGTCACACTTAATGGTGGAAAATTTGGAAAAGGAACTTTTGGCCATGTAGCAGTTTTCTTGGTCAAAGTTGCTGTTTTAGAGGCTGTACGGAAGCTCTCAAAATCTAAATATCCATTCATATGGTCTGGGTTGCAAGCATTGCAACTCATTACCTATTCACCATTTAAATGGATGCAAAGATGGGCTCCTTTCAGAGTTTTGGCTAACAGCATGAAG ATGTTATCGAGGCCCTTACTGTTCCTTTCTATTGCAACTGCTTTTACTGATGAATATGGGAGCGAAAATGTAATTTCAGATGGTCTAGAAGAATCTCATGAGTTAAGCAACGACCAAGCAGTACCCGGAGAAAATTCCGATTTTCCTTCTGTACAATCTTTACCCGATACAGA GATAAATGATGAAGCTACTCAAAGTCTTCAACTTACAAGTTGGTTGCAGCGCTTTTACACAGAGTTTGAAAATGAAGGGATTGCTTTACCTGAAAG AATTAATGAAGATGAACTCCGTATATTTTACACTGCTGCAAATAGTGATTTTACATCTTTCTTATCATCGGTTAAGAAGACAATCCGCTGGAGGGAGACATACAGAATGCTTTCAGCTGAAGAACTTGAGATGTGGTCGAATTTGGTATTCTGGCATGGAACTGATGTGAAACAGAGACCCTGCCTCGTTGTTCGCCTTGGTTTAGCCTGTGTGAGCTTGCCATCTAGTGACAGACCTCGCTTTGCTCAAGCAGTCG TATCTCAAGTAGAGTTTGGGGTCTTACATCTGGTTGACTACCAAAATCCTCAAATTACAGTTTTGGTGGATTGTGAAGGGTTAACTTCTCTGGGGTTTCCTATGCAAATGATGCGATCATGTTCTACCCTTCTGCAAGATAATTTTCCAAACCGTCTTGGTTGTCTGCTTGTTATACGACTTCCTCCAGTAGCTCGAGTTATTGCACAAACTGTTATTCAG GTTTTGAAACCTATTACTCGCCAAAAGTTGAATGTCATTGGAGGGATGTACCAAAACATTCTCCATTCACATCTCCAAACTCTTCCATCATATCTCGGAGGAGTATGCACGTGCAACACATGTGCGAACCTCGACATCTGGTTAATGCAGCCGCCTCATATATATGTAGCAGCAACCAGTCAACAGAGAAATGAAGATAATGATAGCAGCCAAAATTTTCTACTACCACATTCTAGTACTCCAGTCGATACCTACACAAATGGTAGCTATGACCAGGTCTTGAGAAGTGCAGTAATAAGCATCCTCATCATCTGGGCTTTGATTGCATTTTTAAGTGGCCTGACTGAAACTTGA